The Candidatus Cloacimonadota bacterium nucleotide sequence CAAAGGAATTATTGATAATCAGGATGTCAAGACCTATCGTCTGCAGATGGTTCAAGATGCGCTAAAATATGGAATTAAACCCTGCGCCCAACATTATCAGACCCTCATGTCTAACCAGTTGTTCTTTGATGCGTTCCAATAATTTAGCTTCCATTGTGTCTCCTTGCGATGTCTATGGATTCTCTATCCAGGGCAAGGAAGCTACTACCCTGTATAAACACAAATACGGATGTATAAGGATGCGACAGAAATTCTATATATTCTAATTGCTTTTTATAATTCTAGAATTATCTAATAATTTAATAGGCACATGTACATGCGATTTTTTGGGTTTTGTCCATATTTAGTTTGAGTCCTCTTTTGGTGGACGAAACATATGATATAAATCCGTGAAGCGAAGATTGTCTGATGAACTTCTATGAAGATATGATAAAACGATCTGGGAAGGACGAAGGCGAATGGAGTTTAAAACTTTGATCGAATTAGTTGGCGGATTTATGAAACTAATTTCTTTTTTGATAATGTGTATGCTGGTATCAGTAAACTTGTCTGCACAGATTGACAGCACTTTTGTGCGTTATTACTACCCCACAACCCAAACTTTACCGTCATGGGAATCTTTTCCGATTAGTCAAACTATGGCAGCAAATGTATTCGAAGATTATGAGGGTAAGTTTGTCCTGCAAGCCTTGGCTACCTTCCATTCCCCTCCTCCCGAATGGGTATTCCCCCAATCACCTATGATGCTCTACTCCCGCAGCGGTGGTTATCAGAACACAGTATTCGGACCTCAATTCGGAGGGGACATAGTTGAAGGATACTATTCCAGAATTGTGAAAGATGGACTTGGTGGTTACCTCCCTCTGGATAGCCATTACAACAGATTGCAACGTTTAGATGCTAATCTACAATTTGTGGAATTGGTACATCTAACATATAACCAAGGATTGATTAACTATATAGATGATATTTTGCCTGTAGATAATGATTTTATAATTATTGGACATATTCAGGAAACAAATGATGCTTTATTTTGTAAGGTTGATTATTCCTTAGATATTATATGGCAATATCAATCACCAGCCAATGTGAATGCAACAATAGAATCAACATCTGATGGAAGCATTTTATTTAATTGGGGTTTTAATCCAACAATGAGATTGATGAAAATAACTGCTGATGGTGATTCTTTGTGGACAATAGAATACCCTCCGCGGCCGTGTGTAGAGAGAATTATTGAATCTAACGGGAACTATTTTGGATTAAGATACAACGACAATGTAGTTGATGGGCTTCTTATGGTGTACGATTATGGAGTAGACTTTTGTAACTTAAACCCAGAAACACCCATTCTCACAATCCCAACTTATAGGCTCCTTGATGAAGAAATAGTATTTCCTGCCATAAGGACTAATGACAACAACATTATCCTTGCAGTTTCCACACCCATTGGAGAGATATTCAAGTTTGATAGTGCTTTTAACATGCTTTGGAGCAGCAATGCTTTACCGATTGAAAGGATTGGAGTAGGTAAGCACTCATTACAAGAACTTGATAATGGTGATATTCTTTATTGTGCAACCGTGATAGAACTTCCGCGCCGGCTGGGACTCGTTAGAGTTGATTCAAACGGTAACTATGTTGGCGTTTCAGATGAAACAGAGCATACTCCTCCTATTCGCTGTATCTCAGCATATCCAAATCCGTTTTCCAGAAAGATTACTTTAAGTACCAATAGACAATTATTACACCCAAGTAAATTAACAATTTACAATATAAAGGGTCAACAGGTAGAGTCCATTGATCTCAACGATAAAGCTGTAACCTGGGTACCAAAGGATATTCCTTCCGGGTTATACATAGTCAAACTAGCTACGGACTCAAAAACTATTGAAACCCACTTGATTTCATACATTAAATAGGAGGATTTATGAAAAAGATTGTTGTGCTCATTTTAATAGCTTCGATTGCTACTACTTTGTTTTCCATTATCGACAGGACCATTTCTATCGATACCCAACTAATGCAACAGATCAGGTAGAACCTTTCAGTTCCATATCCTGACCCTTTAATTGGCGATTACATTAGTAATAGTCGTAACGATCCTGAAGGTGACCTCATAGAAAGCTCTGAGGAAAGGGTGATAGACTTTAACCAATACTTAGCAGATTATTCGAAAGATTCTTTCTACAACGCTATCAAGTATCACTCGCTTAATACAAGTGAACTTTCATACCTATAAGCCTTAATTCAGGGCATATCTGGTGATGTAACAAGGAATAAATTCATATACATAAAACCTCAAACTATGACATCCCCCAACCAGTCCATTGATGGCACTAATCCAGGCTCGATAGTCCAATTGATTTATAACACAGATAATAACTATTCATATTGTGAAAGATTACCATTTAGTACAGATCCTTATCCGGGTTTCATCTCCTCAAATCTTGACAACTATAATCGATTGTATTACGCAAGTAATGGGCTAACTTTTGTTTCGTTCATATACGACATGCTTTATTATAAGATGACTGATGTTCAAAAATCTGCCGCTAGTGAAAACATCGAGATATTATCAGGATACCTTTATAATTATTTGCAGCGTCCTGCATTGATTGGCATGACCCCATGGAGTACGTTTTATTCACCTTTTTGGGCAAATTCTAATGAAGCGGGTACTATTGACTGGACCAATGGTCACAACAAGGTTAATCTTCTTGGGGCTAGACCTTTGGAAACCATTTGTGCTTTGGGCTACAGTAGATTAGTATTGGGTTATCTTCCCGGCAACGATGAGATACTTGATTGGGTGTTATACAGGCTAACTACTGCACCAATTCAAGAGGATTTTCATGGAGTACTGAGCTATATTGTAAAGCAAAGTGGCGCGCAGGTTAGTGGCTATGACTATGCCAGTCAAGCTTTCGAAGGTCCACCACAAATATTCTTTACAGCCCTTAATCGTCTTACAGATACAAATTTATGGGATAATCGATACGTTGCGAAATGGATGAATAGTATTGTAGATAACCTGACTCCGAAATATGCAACTGTGCCAATTGAGGATTCTTGGTGGATGTTAGCAGGCAGGGATTACGGTTGGCTTGACAGGGGGCTGGCTGAGTACTATTACCAAAATACTAATGATCAAACTGGTAAAAATAAAATTAAGTGGTTTCTATACAGACAGAAGGCATCAAATTCAGGTTATTGGCCCTTTACAAAGCCCTTACATTATCATATCAATTTCCCAGTAGTGTATGCATGCAATCCAAGTTGCCCCATAAACGCCGATGATTACTGCGAGATTGATCCAAATACAGGTGTGTTGAATAGAGAAACATATCTTGGCTATTACCTTGATGAAAGCCTAAAACCTTTCGATGCCTTAGCACCTATATTGAACGACATCACGGAAATTCTAGCGGAAAATTGGGCCATGGTTCGCATTCCAGTACCATTATCAGCCCCAACCTAGCGATATACCCTCAGATGCATACACAAACGACTGACTTGGCTGCGTATCCGTCGGATCTGAATTAGCCATTAATCCCGGTGAAATGGTTGTTGTAAAGTATATTGGCACTTCTCCGGTTGAATCCAAACTTGGGGGAGACAATCCTGATCCACCTTCCACCGATCCCCATTACCGTGAAATGGCTTTTCAGTTCTCTTATGAGGAGCAACTTGAATATATCCCCATATTTGTTTCGATTGACCTGAATCAGTTTGAGGATGGTAATAAACCCACCGAAATTGCCGTCTTTGTGGACGAAGAATGCAAGGGTGCTGCTGTGATAAAGGACGGAGAAGTTCAGTTGAATGCATATATTACTAATATCACTGATCCTTCCGAAGAACTAAAAGAAATGGAATTTAGAATGTATTTTCCTGGTAAGACCGCAAGCACCAATGTGCTGAATTACTCTGTGCTAAATCCCCAAGCCGGTACTTTCGCAAGCAGAAAAGTAAAACTTGGGGCAACCGAAATACCTCCTCTTCCTCTGTCCACCAGACTATACCAGAACTATCCAAATCCATTCAATCCAGAAACATTAATACAATATGATCTCAAAGACGACGGTCAGGTTGTGATTGATATTTATAACCTGAAAGGACAAAAAGTCCGGTCTGTGGTTAATAACGTTAAAAACGCCGGTTCATACACTGAGATTTGGGATGGAACCAACAATAATAGCAAACAAGCATCCTCCGGAGTATATTTTTACCGGATGCATGCACACAACCAGACGATGACGAATAAAATGCTATTGTTAAAATAGTATCAAGTTGTTGGGGACGGGTTCATCCCGCCCCAATTCTTGAACTATGGAGAGTCAATGAAGATATTTGTTTTCTCAATCATAGCCATACTACCCTGCCTGTTGTTTAGTGTAACCAGAACCGTAGCACTGGACGGATCGCAGCAATATACCAGTATCCAGTCCACTGTCAACGACTCCAGGCATGGTGATGTGGTACTAGTATATCCGGGACGTTACAAAGAAAATATCGAGTTTATTGATTGCAATATCTCTCTCGTAAGCCTTTATTCAACAAATGCGCAACAGCAATACATTGAGAATACGATCATAGACGGGAATATATCCTCCTGTATAAGAGTTGTAAATGGAGAAACCTTTATGATCAATGGCTTTACACTTGTTAATAATGAAGATGGTGGCTACATATCGCCAAATTATGCCGGAGGTGGATTATATGTTAGGGATAACTCCCATGTTATAGTAATTAATTGCATCATTAGGAATTGCTTTGCATTAGCTGGAGGTGGCATATCTATAACAGCTAATGCATCTTTGACTATGTCGAATGTAAAGATATTTGACAATATTGCCATTCAAGCAGGGGGAGGGCTATCATTTCAGCTGGCCAACAATTTGTCCATTGATACAGTACATCCTAGTTCGATCTATAACAACTATACCTCACTAAGGTATGGATTTCAGTATCTATTATATAACTGATAATCCTACTCCCTATAGTCTTAGCCTGGATATGGGAAGTATTGCTATGACCGAAGCGGATGGCTATTTTGTTAACTCCTATTGCGCTGATCTCAGCGTGAACATAGCCCAAAGTTATTTATCTCAAATAGATCACGACCTGTATGTGGCACCGGATGGTGATGACACAAATTCCGGTTTGTCGGCAGAAACACCCCTAAAAACCATCGCCTATGCTATGCAGCGGATTACGGCTAATCCAAACAACCCCAGAACACTGAATCTAGCTGCTGGGGTATATTCTCATAGCAACAATGCGCAGTTATTCCCTTTTGCATTAAATCCAATGTACGCATTCTTTGTGCCGGCACTGAGGCAACAATCCTGGATGGTGAGTACAATCGTACTTTTTGGTCGACTTGCCATGCTAATAACGTGGAGATTTCGGGTATGAAAATAATCAATGCCAGATCAGAATATACCACACCAACAAGTTTCTACTATTGTAACGATATTAATGTTCACGATCTGGTTTTCATGAATAATATTGGGTCAATGTTTACAGGTTTATTGATCAATTATTGTAATGGAGTAATTGTTGATAATGTGTTAGCGGGATTCACTACATCGGCTGATAACGACTTAATTACTTTTAATACTCTGGAAAGTCAAGATGTCTTTATAAACAATATCATCAGTGCAGGAAACTCCACTTCGTATAATGAAAGTAATTACATAGGAATATCAATGCATGATAGTGATATAGTGCTTCGCAACAGCATTGTAGCCAACAATGATGCTATTGATGCATGGATATTCATCTATCAAAATAACCAGTCTGACTTTGCAGACTACAATCTGGATATGAGTAACATGCTTTTTATGAATAACACTATCACTCATACATCTTGGGTGAATGCTCCAATTTATATGCAGAACCGCGGCCAGCAACTCCAATTGAACAACTGTACAATAGCCAATAACACTACAAACCGTAGTATTACGTCAGTATATGCAGGGGTAGATATTAGAAATCTTATTTCATACAATCCTGGTGCAGCTACAGAGCTTTATCTTCTAAATTATCTTAGTTCTACAGGGCTTAGTTATGACGTAAGCGGGAGTAATAGTCTGTTCCGTGGCTCCCAAATCAACTGCAATTACCCAGATAGACTAACTACGGTTGATAACATCATGACAGCTAATCCGCTATTCTTGGGGGAAATAGAGCCTGGATTTGCGGAAAGTCAACCTGAGTATTATCAGCTAAGTTCTCTTTCACCCTGTATAGATAGCGGCACACCTGATACTCTAGGATTGAATCTACCACAGATGGATCTGGCAGGTAACTGGCGAATATGGAACGATAGGATAGATATGGGCTGTTATGAATATGGTTCAGAGCCCTATGTGGGTATTGATGATCCTGAATTACCTTCTCCCCAACATGATATCTCCATATCTGTTTATCCAAATCCTCTTCTGAATACAAGCCAGGCAGGAGAGGTATTTATTGACTTTTCTCTTATAAAGAAGCCTGTATCTCAACCAGTGATTGAAATCTTTAATATCCGCGGACAGAAAGTAAAGACTACTCAGTTGAGCGAAAGCTACAACAGCCTGGTTAACAAAGCTGGACTATCAGGAGATGTAAAACAAAAAAGGAGAGTTCTATTCCACGGTCTGGAATGGCAAAGATGATAACAACAGGACACTTGCCTCAGGAACCTATATTGTTAGCGTTATGGCTGACAAGATGGTAGCCACAAAAAAGATTACAATAATAAAATAGGATCCCATGCCTTATGAAAGGCCCGGGGCAACTCCGTCTTTTCTATTGGATTCCCTATCCAGCGCAAGGAAGCCACTCCCCTGTATTAACACAAATACGAATGCATAAGGATGCGAAAGAATTTGGAAATTGCTTTTTTTTATTTGCTTTTTCTTGGCTTTGGGTTATTTTAGTTTTAATAGATGGATGAGGTTTGCCATATGGCACTGGATTTAGTTAAATGATACCAAGAGTTTTGTTTGAAAATATTAGGTTTTAGACGATTATTGGAGTATGAGTATACCCTTATGGTATTAAAAAAATAGAACAACTACATTGGAGTGATTATGCTGAAAATAGTAATTTTTTTGGTCTTTTGCAGTTTCGCAGGGTCCGTTTTTTCGCAAACTCCAATGCAATTATTGGCCTCTATTGAATCTCCCTTTGTTAGTGATACAAGTAGCTGGAGTGTAAATATTAAAGGCAGCGGAGATATAAATGGTGATGGATACAATGATATTGTGTTGGCTGGTCAGCCTCTTGGAAGTGGAAATGGA carries:
- a CDS encoding T9SS type A sorting domain-containing protein, which produces MEFKTLIELVGGFMKLISFLIMCMLVSVNLSAQIDSTFVRYYYPTTQTLPSWESFPISQTMAANVFEDYEGKFVLQALATFHSPPPEWVFPQSPMMLYSRSGGYQNTVFGPQFGGDIVEGYYSRIVKDGLGGYLPLDSHYNRLQRLDANLQFVELVHLTYNQGLINYIDDILPVDNDFIIIGHIQETNDALFCKVDYSLDIIWQYQSPANVNATIESTSDGSILFNWGFNPTMRLMKITADGDSLWTIEYPPRPCVERIIESNGNYFGLRYNDNVVDGLLMVYDYGVDFCNLNPETPILTIPTYRLLDEEIVFPAIRTNDNNIILAVSTPIGEIFKFDSAFNMLWSSNALPIERIGVGKHSLQELDNGDILYCATVIELPRRLGLVRVDSNGNYVGVSDETEHTPPIRCISAYPNPFSRKITLSTNRQLLHPSKLTIYNIKGQQVESIDLNDKAVTWVPKDIPSGLYIVKLATDSKTIETHLISYIK
- a CDS encoding T9SS type A sorting domain-containing protein — translated: MVVVKYIGTSPVESKLGGDNPDPPSTDPHYREMAFQFSYEEQLEYIPIFVSIDLNQFEDGNKPTEIAVFVDEECKGAAVIKDGEVQLNAYITNITDPSEELKEMEFRMYFPGKTASTNVLNYSVLNPQAGTFASRKVKLGATEIPPLPLSTRLYQNYPNPFNPETLIQYDLKDDGQVVIDIYNLKGQKVRSVVNNVKNAGSYTEIWDGTNNNSKQASSGVYFYRMHAHNQTMTNKMLLLK
- a CDS encoding FG-GAP repeat protein — encoded protein: MLKIVIFLVFCSFAGSVFSQTPMQLLASIESPFVSDTSSWSVNIKGSGDINGDGYNDIVLAGQPLGSGNG
- a CDS encoding DUF1565 domain-containing protein is translated as MTEADGYFVNSYCADLSVNIAQSYLSQIDHDLYVAPDGDDTNSGLSAETPLKTIAYAMQRITANPNNPRTLNLAAGVYSHSNNAQLFPFALNPMYAFFVPALRQQSWMVSTIVLFGRLAMLITWRFRV